A genomic segment from Tindallia californiensis encodes:
- the argF gene encoding ornithine carbamoyltransferase gives MKKQFWTHKGGSLAADSDNRLLDVLQKAKPWKGKSLLTLKNHTPEEIKSLLNLAIELKKQRQLGRHNDLLKGKNIVLLFEKTSTRTRCAFEVAMMQEGGNATFLDMKDSQMGKKESVEDTAKVLGRYYEGIEFRGYHQDTVEMLAKHAGVPVWNGLTDEYHPTQILADWMTIMEKLDKPLEEVTFAYVGDARNNMANSLMIGAAKMGMNFRAVSPASLAPDKTLMQEMQEVAMETGANIQWFENPIEGVKGADVIYTDVWVSMGEEDQFEERIELLVPYQVNEFLMSKTGNPDTIFMHCLPAFHDTETSMGKGIYDQHGISELEVTDAVFRSEQSVVFDEAENRMHTIKAMLVATMGPSGHF, from the coding sequence ATGAAAAAACAATTTTGGACTCATAAAGGCGGTTCCTTAGCGGCTGATAGCGATAATAGATTACTAGATGTGCTGCAGAAAGCGAAACCATGGAAGGGAAAAAGCCTTTTAACACTAAAAAATCATACACCGGAAGAAATAAAAAGCTTACTAAATCTGGCTATTGAGTTGAAAAAACAACGACAACTGGGACGGCACAATGACTTGCTTAAAGGGAAAAACATTGTGCTGCTTTTTGAAAAAACTTCAACACGCACCCGTTGTGCTTTTGAAGTAGCTATGATGCAAGAAGGAGGCAATGCTACTTTTCTGGACATGAAGGATTCTCAGATGGGAAAAAAAGAATCTGTGGAAGATACCGCAAAAGTATTAGGCCGTTATTATGAAGGGATAGAATTTCGTGGCTACCATCAGGACACGGTAGAAATGCTAGCGAAACATGCGGGTGTTCCTGTATGGAATGGTTTAACAGACGAATATCATCCTACTCAAATATTGGCGGACTGGATGACGATCATGGAAAAGCTGGATAAACCCTTAGAGGAAGTAACCTTTGCCTATGTGGGTGATGCTCGCAACAATATGGCAAATTCCCTAATGATAGGAGCCGCTAAGATGGGGATGAATTTCAGAGCCGTATCCCCTGCCAGCCTTGCGCCGGATAAAACCCTAATGCAAGAAATGCAAGAGGTGGCGATGGAAACGGGAGCTAACATTCAGTGGTTCGAAAATCCGATAGAAGGAGTTAAGGGGGCCGATGTTATCTATACAGACGTATGGGTTTCGATGGGAGAAGAAGATCAGTTTGAAGAGCGTATAGAATTACTGGTGCCTTATCAGGTAAATGAGTTTCTTATGAGTAAAACGGGTAATCCGGACACTATTTTTATGCATTGTTTACCAGCTTTTCATGATACGGAAACCAGTATGGGTAAAGGCATATATGATCAACATGGCATATCAGAATTAGAAGTAACGGATGCGGTTTTTAGAAGTGAGCAGTCTGTCGTATTTGATGAAGCAGAAAATCGAATGCATACCATTAAAGCAATGTTAGTAGCAACAATGGGGCCTTCTGGTCATTTTTAA